The genome window GGAGGGCAAACCCAAACTCGATCCAATTTTAGAGGAAGCCCTATTCGCACTACAAGAGGGAGAAATTAGTCCTATCGTCCAAACTGAATCTGCCTTCCACATCCTTAAAGCAGAACGGGTGCTTGATGTCTACGGCGAACGTGAAATTAAACTCCGCCGCATTGATATTGCTATTACCGCCAGTGAAGACACGGAATACGTCCTGCGCGAATTGGCAGATGACATGCTCAAACGTGCTCACGAAGGTGAACCGTTTGAACAACTGATCCATGTTCCTGAGCAATTCGCAGACCTCGCCGAACCGACCTTATCCGAACCAAATGAAGGTAATGGCTTGCTCTTAAACGAGATGGAATCCTCGTGGCGCTCCGCAGTGAGACGATTAGAGAATCCGGGAGACGTTATTGAACGGAGACCTATCACTATGCCTGAAGGTCTTTATCTTTTCCAATTGATTGAAAAAGAGGAGACTCCGAACTTCGAGGCACTCGCTGAACAGTTTGAAGCGGAGTGGGATACTTTCTACGATGACGTGATGAACCCTAAACCGGAAGAAACCGAAGGAGATGGCGACTCACAAGATATAGAGGCGGGTGAATCCCAAGACGCAACGGAAGAAGCGGTCAGTGATAAACAGTCAGAAGTCAGCAGTCCGTCCGAAATAGAAAGCAGTCCGGGGACAGAAAGTGAGATTGAAAACCAAAGGCAGGAGGCTGATGGCGATACCCTCGATACCGATGAAGATCAAACCGTAGAGCAAACCGAGGTGGACGATATCGATGAAGACGAAACCGTAGAGCAGGACGAGTCAGAGCGTGAAGTAGAAGGCGAAACGACTGCCGAGCCGTCCGATGACGACACAACGCCTGAAGACGCTGCTGAAGAAGATGATGCCGAAGAAGAGGAGGATGAACTGAAAGTCTATCGGAAACACGGTTTTCGGGGCAGGTGGGAGGATCCGAGTGCCGTTGCCTCAGATGCACAAAGGCTATACGCCGGTGAATACAGCAGCCGTCCTATTCAAACCAAAAAATCCTTCCGACTCATCAAAGTTGATAAAAAGAGAACCTACCGAGGCGATATTTATTTCTACGGCGCAGACCGGTACTCCTACGAGCGGCAGAACGCAACACGTATCGGTAGACGGTGGATTATGCGATGGGGACATACGCAATCCTTTTATACCCCATGGGATAGCCGGGCAGAAGGTAGACGCCCCATCAATTTCACTGGCAGAACGGAGTTGCAAGCCCGTAATTTCAAGGAAGAACTGAAACTCCCCGGAGAGTCCAGGCTGAACACTTTCGGAATACTCACCTATGGGACGGGTCTGTCTACTGTGTCTGACAACGATCGCGACGAGAATGGCAACCTGACATTTTCACGGGAAACCATCGGGGATATTACCGGTAGGATCGAAGTCCGACACGTTCACGATTTCACGGGTGAAGGCACAACTTCGCTACAGAAACTGCCACAATTTACTGTGAATTTCTCTCGGATGCGTGTGAGTGCACTACCGCTCCTTGGACGCCTCAATGACCGGATGGAAAGCGTCGCTGAAAAGTTCAAAACAGAAACACCGATTCTTTCACTTTTCACCGTTCCAACCCTTGAAAGCACCAGTTTCGACTTAGATGTTGAACTCGGGAACTTCTTTAGAGAGGTCTATAAGGGGAAAGAGGGTGATGAGAGAGATGTATATCTACAGACGTTGGACCTCGGATTCGATGTCCGTAAGCAGTCAACGCTCCTGATTACTCCCTTGCGGGAACTCCAAATGAGCCTTGATGTCAATACAAATATGATATGGCATGACCAAGACCAGCAGAAGAATCGGAACATTTTAAAGGGCGTTTATAGCTTTAACGGATCCGCCACAAACACGCTTTTCCGGGTATTCAACGTGGGTTATATTCCTGGACTCCGAAAGTTGAGACACGAAATCCAATCCTCACTCCGATTCAATTACCAGCCTGCTGTTGATGAAGATGAGAACCTCTATCCTTTCGGTCCCAGCACCTATTTCTATGAACGGAAAAGGCTCACCTATAACTTCAATACAAACTTTGAAATCAAGACCCGACGGAGCCAGTCGGCGCACCGTATCTTCTATTTTGATACCCGACTCACTGCTGATTTTACGGAGTTCGACCCATTGTATAGGCGGAAATATGAACCCATTGAGAGCGATTTCACATTCGTCCCGCTTCCGAGTCGGAACCTAAACATGACCGTCCGATTCACACACGACCCGAACCCACATCCCGACGATGGGAAACAGTTTAAGATGGTCGGGTTCCGGACGAACATCCGATACACCCGCCCCGCTTGGAACGTCAGTATCGGTAACTCTTTTAGCAAACGGCACACCTCCAGACGCGCCTCCCGATCTCTTACGGCTACTGGACGCTATCGGTTTAGCCAAGACCTCGAATTTGATGTGAGTCTTATCTATTACCCGATTGAGGGCCAATTCTATTCACAACGCATTAGTATGACGCGTAATCTCCACGATTGGAACCTCCGCATCTCTTGGAACCGTGTCGGCATTAAGCGCGAAGACTCGCCCTATAACAACGTCCGTCAGGACTTCACGTTCCAAGTCAATCTGATTCAGGAGCCTGCGGTTTCGATGGGTGTCGGTTATGACGCAACGACCGAAACGTGGGGACTCCACACCTTACCTGCAGGCGCGCCTTACAACGCATTCGGATCCGGAAGCTCGCTCGGCAGATCCTACTTCTAACCTGATTTGCTCCTTTGTAGCATAATCTTTTAGATTGTGCAGAGCACAAGATCAATCTATCAGCATATCTACGATTGCTACTACGGCGACGGGAAAAGCATTTATGCTGAGAATTGGCAGATGTAGGTGAGGAACCCATCTCCGAAAATGTTGTAAGATTTTGGAAGATGCGGTATAATATCAACGATACGGTAGAATTTTGGATCAAGCGATGAGAAATGTGAAATGGATTGGAGATTCGCGTGAGCGACTCCGGAGTTTCCCTAAACCTGCCCGAGAGGCAATAGGTGAAGCGTTACGTATCGCCCAAACCGGTGGTAAACATCAGAAGGCAAAACCTCTGATAGGTGTAGGTTCAGGTGTATTTGAAATCGCTGCCCGTTATGATACAAACACCTATCGTACTGTTTATACTGTCAAACTCGGTGAGAACATCTATGTGCTGCATGTATTTCAGAAAAAATCCACCCGTGGAATTCGCACCCCCAAAAAGGAAATTGATTTAATCAAGCAACGCCTGGGAATAGCACGAGAAATGGAGGCAAAAAATGAGTGAAGAAATAAAGGTTACGGAAAGTTCTGGCAATGTGTTTTTAGACATCGGTTTCTCTGAGGAAGAAGCGGAATATCATCAGTTAAGAGTAGACCTCGCCTTTGCAATTCACCGTCTTCTTGATCAACTAAAACTAACGCCATCAAAAGCAGAAGCACGCTTTGGACTCGATCCGAGTGATGTATCTCGCCTCAAGAAAATGGATTTTACAGATTTTACTGTGGAGCGGCTGCTAATGATCCTGAAGAAACTAAATCGTAACGTTGAAATTCACATTACGCCTTCGGATGGAACAGTAAGTCACCAGCGAGTTTTTGTGACCTAATGATGTTCCGTTATTTTGGAAGAGAGAGTCCGGAATGCTACTTAAGGATCGCATCTGCATTGTAACCGGTGGGAGTTCAGGGATCGGACGCGGCATCGCACTCGAATTTGCCCGCGAGGGGGCGCGGGTCGTTGTCATCGATAGACAGGAAACCCCACTCCGCGGCAAATACCACGAAACCGAGACCACAACCCCGACCGTCTCAGAGATCGAAAAACTCGGCGCAGCGGGACTCTTCCTCCACGCCGATGTCGCAGACGAAGCGCAGGTCGCACACGTCATTCAGCAAACCGTTGAACATTTCGGAGGGCTTGATGTTCTCGTCAACAATGCAGGCATCCATATCCCCGGCGGTGCGCAGGAACTCTCAATCGCGGATTGGGACAGGGTCGTTGGCATCAACCTCCGCGGGGTCTTTGTTGCGACAAAGCTCGCCATTCCACACCTGAAACAATCGAAATTTGGAAGGATTATCCAGATCGCCTCCGTTCACGCGTATGGGGGTGGAGCCGGACCAGCGTATGCCCCCGCGAAAGCCGCTGTCGTCAATATGGTTCGAGATACCGCTTTGGAAATCGGGCAATTCGGCATAACCGTCAACGCCATCTGTCCCGGCTACATCGAGACGGCGATTCAGGATTACCTCACTCCCGAACAGGTTGAAGAAGCGTTAGAGAAAACCGCCTTGCCACGTTTCGGTCTACCGAGAGACATCGGGCGCGCCGCGGTCTTCTTCGCCTCCGACGATGCAGAATGGGTCACCGGTGCTTCTCTGCTCGTTGATGGCGGATTCGTCGCAGGTTCTTAATTTTACCTTGCGGAAGAATGACGCGGGTTTCATCTTTGAAGTGTCTTTCTGACGAGCCACCTGCGTGTTTCTGCGTATTTCTACGTATTGTTGCAGGCTACTAATTGCGGGTAGGCACAAGACTTACCCCTACGTTCTTCTCACAATTAAGGACTCACAACATTATGCAAACAAATCCATGGGGAACAATCCGTTTTACAGATAAAGTCGCTTTGATAACTGGCGGTGCCTCCGGCATCGGCAGGGCAACAGCAAACCGTCTTGCCGCTGAAGGTGCCCACGTCATCATCGCCGATAAAAACGTCGATATGGCAAATCAGGCTGTCTCTGAAATCCAAGACGCAGGTGGGAAGGCACTGTTTATAGAAACCGATCTCGCCGATGACGAAAGCGTCCAAGCCGCGGCGCAGGAAGTCGCCGAAAAGTTTTCTGCACTCCATATCCTCGTCAATAACGCCGCTATCGCGAGAGGTGGTAAAATTGAAGACGGTGGATGGATTCCAAATTGGGAGCCCGAAACCGCAATCGGTCTTCGCGGGTGGGTCGTCATTACGCAGCACCTGTTACCGCTTTTGAAACAGGAAGGGGCGGCGATCGTCAATCTCTCATCGGAGGGCGGTTACCTCGGCAGACCCGGGGGATGGGTCTACGATGCGATAAAATCCGCGTTGGTCTCTCTCACGAAGACAATGGCGTATGAATTCGTCGACTACGGTATTCGTGTTAACGCTGTCGCACCCGGCTGGGTCGTTACAGAGATGCACTTCGGGAGGGCACCGGATCCTGCCGCACGTAAGAGGGAATTGGAGGAGACACCAATCAATTCCTGTAT of Candidatus Poribacteria bacterium contains these proteins:
- a CDS encoding type II toxin-antitoxin system RelE/ParE family toxin, whose protein sequence is MRNVKWIGDSRERLRSFPKPAREAIGEALRIAQTGGKHQKAKPLIGVGSGVFEIAARYDTNTYRTVYTVKLGENIYVLHVFQKKSTRGIRTPKKEIDLIKQRLGIAREMEAKNE
- a CDS encoding XRE family transcriptional regulator, with product MSEEIKVTESSGNVFLDIGFSEEEAEYHQLRVDLAFAIHRLLDQLKLTPSKAEARFGLDPSDVSRLKKMDFTDFTVERLLMILKKLNRNVEIHITPSDGTVSHQRVFVT
- a CDS encoding glucose 1-dehydrogenase, producing the protein MLLKDRICIVTGGSSGIGRGIALEFAREGARVVVIDRQETPLRGKYHETETTTPTVSEIEKLGAAGLFLHADVADEAQVAHVIQQTVEHFGGLDVLVNNAGIHIPGGAQELSIADWDRVVGINLRGVFVATKLAIPHLKQSKFGRIIQIASVHAYGGGAGPAYAPAKAAVVNMVRDTALEIGQFGITVNAICPGYIETAIQDYLTPEQVEEALEKTALPRFGLPRDIGRAAVFFASDDAEWVTGASLLVDGGFVAGS
- a CDS encoding SDR family oxidoreductase; the protein is MQTNPWGTIRFTDKVALITGGASGIGRATANRLAAEGAHVIIADKNVDMANQAVSEIQDAGGKALFIETDLADDESVQAAAQEVAEKFSALHILVNNAAIARGGKIEDGGWIPNWEPETAIGLRGWVVITQHLLPLLKQEGAAIVNLSSEGGYLGRPGGWVYDAIKSALVSLTKTMAYEFVDYGIRVNAVAPGWVVTEMHFGRAPDPAARKRELEETPINSCIMKRRCGPEEIASSIAFLLSDDASYITGQTIHVDGGRWGMSVGR